TAGAGCCTCTAGCAGATGTGGCAGATTTTCAGCACACATTCAAAGAATTAAGGTCTCCACTCCACTCATGGTTTATCTTAAAAATTATGGTCACCTCAACTTCATTGTCAGCACAACAGCGAAGGAAAGATGACGCAGAGACCGCACATGACTGTACTTTGAATTGGAACTGAAATCAAGCCATGCCGTTCGAGAATATGGACATTACAATATTACATCAGTCATTTTCGTGATTGAATAACATAACTTACCAGATTGTTTGTTGAATTAGAATCGGTTTAAGCTATAGAAGTGCTTGCGATCTCGTCCAGAAACTCATGATGATTGTTTTGGGAGGAACCTTCAGCCACCGCCTCTACTGCCACCTTCTTCCATCTCGAAGCATATTGCTTCAAACCGACCGCCTTCTCCCCCACCGTTGCATCCAACAAGCACTTCTTCAATCTCATCTCAGGACCAACCTATTCTCCGCTGCTCCACTTGCTACACAATCTAAGCCCCACACAACAAACACATCAACCAAGTACATGGCATTGTCACTTGGTCGCCCCACTTCTACTGAAGAGTTGCAACCACAATGAGTCACGAAACAAGCCAAAGAGGGCTGAGCCAAGACTCGGTCTTGCGGACTCCCCAAACCTCTTCCGAGAACCCCTCTGGCAGTACATGCGGGCTGCTCAACAAACCGTGAGCTAGCAATCTCATCAACTTGCTCTTGCTTCCAGTATAAAATGCTCCCAAAAGAGATTTAACAACTGATGCTGGAGGTTTTAAGCTGAGCCAGTCGAGACATTCATTCAAGTCACTGCGAAAGGTTGTGTTTGTAGCTTCCGGAACCTTGAGACTAGCTTCACTATGCAGACTGTGGACATTTTTTCAATGATCTCGGATTCTCGATCAGGCTCAGGTTCTTGTATCGTGTCCATCAATCCATAGGACGACTTGGTTAATTGGCCTAAATTTGCCCTATACCTGATATATATCACCAAAATTATATGTCAATACACAAACCGGTATCTTAGACACGAAAACATCATCCAGTTCATGAACACATGGCAAATCCAATGATGCACAGTGCACTGATTTCCATTTGCACCATCAGTAGTGGAATGAATGGACTTTCTGGAATTTCAACAATAATAGCGTGAAAGGGGGTATTCAGGGATTAGTACGGAATGGGTTCAAAAGGTTGCAACAAGCTTGGAAAAGAGGCATGTTAGGCAGCTGAACCTACTGAGTGGTGTAATGTGTGTGATTCCACTGAGCCTATTGTGTCATCTCCTCCAGCTACTACCATTGCTCAATATTGGCAACCCCCTGCCCATTCTTTTGCAAAGGTTAATGTGAATGGTGCCTGGAACAACTAGTCTTGATAGTGGGATTGGAATCATCATCCGTGATCACATAGGTTCTTCAATCGCAGGGGCGAGCCTTCATTGCAAGTGTTCGGTGTGAATTTGGAATTCTTGAACAATCGACTTCTGTAGCATGCCAGTACCTCTGAGTTAGGTACAACTTGATCTTCTTTTCCCGTTTGCGCTTCTTGACTTCTTTTCAAACGATTGAGAGCAGGCGCGATCAGACCTGATGTAAGTTCTTTCTTCAGACCTAAGGAAATCCTCAGGATTTTTCTCTCCTCACGTAAACAGACGGATCTTACTTGAGCCAATAAGGTCAAGCAAAGCTAACAAATGTCAGGATAGGATATTTGTTAAGGTCTTGAGGCCTTAACAATGAGGATATTTGCTACAACAAGCTGCAACAATGGTTTAGCGGGGATTTACTGACTGATCAGACTTTATGGGTAGATTTGCCGATTGATCTACTCACTTTTCGGACATATTTTCACATCTCCACCGTACAGTTTGTAAAACCTAATACATAGATCACTTCTGCAAAGTTTCATCTAATTTGATGATCGTTTAGATTTTCATAATCGTTATTTACACAAACAGTTCTGGTTAGACAGATTTATGGTCCGTTCATTGATTTAATATAATTAGGTACCTTAACAATCATCAATTTGGATAAGTAGGAATGATCTATTCATTAGTATTAATAAACTGAACGGTGAAGATGTGAAAATATGTCTGAAAAATGAGTCAAATTTTAAAATAGTCAAATTTTGCATTTTAATTTTAAAATGAAGTTCACTTTCCGAGAAAAACCGCTTCACAGAAAAGTACAACTTTGATATCGTGAAGGAAGTGCCGTTGACCGAGGGACAGTACCATTGGGTTCGTTAGAAGCCATGACTCAGAGGTGTGGTAGAGAGAGATATAATAAACTGGCACTAGGTAGGACAGAGAGTTTCGTGCTGCAGCTTCAAAATTCTGATGATGGCTTTTGCTTTTTGGAAGAAACTAGTAGCACCACTACCGCAAATATGGCTCTGTGTTCATTGTACAACTGCAAATTTTGGTGGTAAGTGGTGTGAAAATGCGAAACCCATGTTCTGGGTGTGGTCATTATTTCTCCCTAATCGAGGCTCAGATGAAGGCCTAAAGCCACTGGGTGAGACTGGGTTTCTCTGACTCTCTTATATCTGTCCCTATTTTGACTACCTTGTGTATTGTTCAATGCTGATTCATTACTTTCTTTCTAATGTTGTATGTTTATTGCTGGAATTTCCGGCCTCGATTACTCGATGCAGGCAGCGAGTGAAAATAACAAGGTTTGTTTTGATTGATTCCGAAATTAATGTTTGCATTACTGTCATGTGTCTGATTTTGGGTTGCTCTCTTTGCTGCAAGTTTGTGTGGATGTGATTATGTGAATGGAGCCTCTTGCTGTTCTTGATGAACTTGTCCCAGTTAAGAAGAAACATGTTATTGTCAAGCCAAAGCCCACGGAAGTAATCGAAATCAGCACCAACTCTCTCTTTCAGTGCTTACTGCTAGAAACAAGTTTGTGTAGGCTGCTTGTGGTTTGACTAATAAACCAAAGGAAGTGATTGTCGATGTTGATGCCTAAGATGTTGGTAATGACTTGGCTGCTGTTGATTATGTTGAGGACATGTACAAGTTCTATAAGCTTGTTGAGGTATTGATTAAATTGCATTATCCCCTTGTTTTTAGTATTCACTTTTATATATCACTATCACAGTCACCGATTTATCAATCAGACTCTAACCAATATCACATTTGTAATGCAGCGTGTGGGCCGCCCTTATGACTATGGACTAGCAGCCTGAGATCACCGAAAACATGAGAGCAATTCTGATGGACTGGCTGGTTGTTGTTCACAGCAAATTCGAACTTTCTCCAAAGACTTTCTACTTACCCACCAACGTAATTTGCTTAAGATTGCCAAGGAGGGAGTTGCATACATAGAACACTAAATCAATGCCATGCTTTTTGCCTCAAAGCATGAAGAGATCTGGCCTCCACAGGTGGATGACTTTGTTAGCCTTTCGGACAAAGCTTACAGTAATGTACAGATCTTGGTGATGGATACTGCGCAAGTTGGAGCGGACCTTGACTGTGCTTTCACTCTCTATGTGTTCCTGGTCCGGTTCATTGAAGCTGCAATTCCCGATGGACAAGTGAGTAATCATATATCAAAACCCTCTCGATTCTTGCTAACCTGATATTGGCTTCATTTCTTATAAGTTGCTAATTTTTGAGTCGCTGACATTGTATCTTGTTTGGAATTGTCCAGATGGAAAACCTGGTCTACTATCTAGCTGAATTGGGCATGATGAATTACGGCATGTTTATGCACTGCTAAATGCCCACTGAACAAGAGCCTGGCTTGGTACCACACACTCGAGCTCCACACCAGTTTCTCTAAATCCCATCTAATTTAAGTATCTCTTGTCTTCTCTCTTCGTTTTGCTTTGAAAATCTATCCTTACACACATACCTTTCTTTTATTGATTGTTTGGATCTTCACTTACATACATACCTATTGTTTGATTGTTTTCAAACCGTGACTGTTCCGAAGTGTTGGTGAGCTTGCACACAAAGGATGTGAAAAACAAGCTTCAGGGTGTGTTCAAGAAGTACTTAGAGTGCTGAGAGAGGTGCTGTGGCTTTGCTGACTCCAGCCAAAACGCTTTTGTCACCAGCCATAGCTTCAGAAGGATTTTCAGTCTTAATTATTAGCTTCTGAAAGAAGGGGTATATGATTAAGAGAATCACCATGAGTTGATATAAGATTTGGTTTGGCGATTGGGTACGTGTTCTGAGTACTGTTTCATGTTTAGATTTCAGGGAAAAATTATTAATAATTAAATATGATAATTCTTTCCATTCCTCCTATTTTTCTGAATTTGTGTCCCATTATTTCACTCCACATATCCATTCTTAAAAATGTAAAGCTCGCATGCATTTCATGAATCTGGCTAGCATGGTTTTGATTTCTTTTGTGGATTATAAGGCTACACATTATTTGAAACTTAAGTTGGCATGTTTCATGGATTTTTTTTTTGTCCTTTCAATTTTGGCTTTTTGGCTCTGTTGATGTGATTAGTGAAATTTAGACTCTTGTAAAAGAGTTGCAATCTGTCTATCATTTCTTTCATTTGCTCATAGGTAATTGTTGTCTCTGACTCTCGTAATGTATACTGAGAACATTAGCCACTGCTCAAAGTTCAAACCAAACCTGAAAGCCAGATGTTCAAACCAAACCTGATAACATAGTGCCCAACACACTCATCTTGAAGTTACTTTCTTTTTTCTTGACAAGTAGTCTTGTAATTTGCGTACGTATCATTAGCTTCCAAGAAATCTATAACAAATCCGTCCCGGTATAAGTAGCATCCTCCCCCAGGCTGGCATACGATTTAAGTAGACCAGTGAAAGTTTCAATCTTAGCTTAGGCTCTTTGGCATAGAGAAGAAGACGGTTGTCAAAGGTCAATGCGAGCTAGGAGACTATATATGAATTCATAAACCGAATTGAAAGGACTTGATTAGTTAATCTAGCTAAGTACTTGATTATAATTAATGTCACTAATCTTCTCTTGCTAGCAAGCCTGCAATCACAGACATAGTGAAAATGACATAAGAAGGTGTCACAAAGTGAAAGTTCTCAAAGCAATGGCCAATAGACATAAAAAAGCAATGATATTCATCTTTTTGGCACACAAAACATTAAATATAAGAATGCTCGAGAGTAAATCAATCTATATCTAACTGCCTACCTTCACAAGGATCTAATATGAACTTTGAGTGAACCCAAAAAAAAAAAAACCTCCTTATTTTCCTTTTCCATTACGGTGTGGCCAAAAATTCAGAACTTTTAAAATTCTTCAACTGGATTTATAAAAGTATATCAGAATAAAAATCCCAACTTTAGTAGTGACGGTCCAAAATTATTGCTATGGATCTTAAACTTTCATTAGTCTTAGCTAATTTTCTGGCGTTGTGCCGAGTGATGATCGAAGAAACATCTACACATGTTATATGCAGTCTTCCAATGCAGGCTTAGCCTCCACTTTCTTGTTATATTCCTCGTCCATTAACTTGCATTTCTCCGCTTCCTTTATCATCTTCTCAATTTGCACTTTAGATAATCCTTCTTTATAATCGGAAATTACGATCTTGTTCTTGATACGAAGTCGTTTTTCCTCAGCAGAGACAATTAAAATTCCATTGGCATCAATCTCGAAACAAATAATAATCTGAGGTTTCCCTATTGGACCACGAGGAATTCCATGGAGCTCAAAATAACCCAACAATTTGTTTTTTTGGGCTACTGTTTCTTCGCCCTCATACACAGAAAGTATCAAAAAAGATTGGTTTGTGAATCTAGTTGTGGCAACTTTAGTTCTCTTGGTGGGAATGGTACTATTTTTTGGGATGTAAACGTCAAATTCTCTACTCTCAAGCTCTAAACCTAGTGAACGTGGAATTACATCCAACAAGAGCAAGTCCTGCACTTTCTCAATACCACCTCGCAAAATTGCGGCTTGTATGGCAGCACCATATGCAACTGCTTCATCAGGATTGATGCTCTTGCAAAGCTCCTTGCCATCAAATATATCTTGCAGTAGTTGTTGTATCTTGGGAATTCTACTAGATCCACCAACAAGAACAATATCATGAATAATATTCCTATCCAGTTTGGCATCGGTCACACAGTCCTTCACAGTCTTCATACATTTTTCAAAGAGATCTATGTTGAGCTCTTCAAATTTCGCTCTTGTTATTTTAGAGTGGAAGTCGATACCCTCAAATAAAGAATCAATCTCAATGGTGGTTTCAACAGTTGAAGAAAGAATCCGTTTTACTCGCTCACAAGTTGTTCTCAGTTTTCTCATTGCTTTGAGGTCATGTCTGATGTCCTTCTTGTGTTTCTTCTGGAACTCTTGCAAAAAATGGCTCACCATTCTATTGTCAAAATCTTCACCCCCAAGATGTGTATCTCCCGCAGTAGCTTTTACCTCAAAAACCTCGTCTTCAATTTTAAGTACAGAAACATCGAAGGTACCACCACCGAGATCAAAGATGAGAACATTATTACCACCAATAGTCGTTGTCTTTTTTTCAAGACCGTATGCAATAGCTGCGGCTGTTGGCTCGTTAAGGATACGCATCACATTCATCCCTGCTATCATACTGGCATCTTTTGTAGCCTGTCGCTGAAAATTATTAAAGTTTGCTGGGACTGTTATAACAACATCATTGACTGTCATTCCAAGGTAAGTCTCTGCAATTTCACGCATCTTACTCAAAACCATTGAAGATATCTCTTCTGCGGCAAATTGCTTCTCTTCATTTTTGTAGTTTATCACAATCGTAGGCTTGTCACCCACACCATGAACCTTGAAAGGCCATAATTTGACATCACTCTTGACACATGCATCACTGAATTTTCTGCCAATCAATCGCTTCACATCTGAAAGATTGTAAACAAGAGCATATTACATTAGTCTGATGTTTCATTATTTATCAATAGAATCTAACTATCATGAAAGATATACTCAGAATGGTTTTAACTCTGGTACGTCCAGTGCGGTTACACAATAATGATATATAGAGGTTATCCCAATTCTAAGATAACGTATCTAAGAAAGCCTCATTAAATTTGATTAGTTATATATATGGAGATAATCATAATCATAAAGTTGATCACATACCGAAAACGGTGTTGATTGGATTGCTGGTGACTTGATTCTTTGCAGCATCGCCGATCAACCGCCCGGTATCAGTAAAAGCAACATAGGACGGTGTCGTTCTGTTTCCTTGATCATTGGCTATGATCTCAATCCGATCATGTTGCCAAACGCCAACACATGAATAAGTTGTTCCCAGATCAATGCCAATAGCTGGAGCCTCACCTTTTGCTGCCATTGTTAACAGAGCTTGTGCGTACCAATGCGTGTGTTACAGAAAACAATTAAGATTGTTCAACGTCTGATCCTTGGTGTATATATAGGGAAAAAATGAAGCAGTTTTCAACTAGGAAAATGCATCCCTAACAACATTAGGAATTATTTTCCAAATCCTTGTTTGAGTTGTATTACCAAATCCTTGCCTGAGTCGGAGCACAAAGTCAGTCCACTGGAAATTTTGCATATTTTGTTGGTTTTGAGAGAGCTACGATTTGGATATATTTGGTTGTTAAAAACTTAAAATTATGCAGATTTAAACTAGGGATGGCTAATTTTGGTTCTTGAACGTGTTTCGTCTCCGAATGCGGATTTGAGGAGCTCAGCCGGGTTCTTCAGTGCTGCTTCTGCATGGATTGTTCATGGTGATTTTTATTTCTTTGCCAGCACAATTACTTGTAATTGTATGGGCGAATTACTAATAATTGGTGATTAAGACTTGTTCATCCAAATCTAGCAAATTGATCTCCTGGATGTTTTGAAGCTTAAACTAGACTTATGCTGTGATTGGTGTTATGTAGACTTGGCAGGATGCATAGATACTGACGAGCTACACACTAATAGGAGGAGCCAAAGAGGCATGATTGATGGAGAGATATATTAGATGCGTTTTAAGGTAACAATATGTTCTTAGATTGATCCAGAATAAACAAGATGAAACAATATAAAACATTCGTTTCAAAGTGATGGTTTGAAGATAACACCGTCATTATTAGAATTTTACCTCTAATCAGCTTATAGATTTTGGAAAAGATGGTAGTATCATTTACAGGGACTAAGGTTGGGAACGCTAATCTATCTACAAGTGCATTTGCTCCAACTTATGAAATGCAGGAGAAAAAAATCATTCACAATCCTTACTTGATTCCAGTCCGATCATTTTGTCCCGGCATATTGTCCCGGCATACGATCATACATCACTTAATTGGAGGAGCCGAAGTGGCATGATTGGTGGGAGACACACAATGGGTGCTTTTTAAGGTAACAATATGTGCTTGGATTGATCAAGAATAAACAAGACGAAACAATACAAACTTTCATTTCATAGTGATGGTTTGAAGGTAAACCGTCTTTTTTTTTCTTTTAGAATTTTGCCTCTAATTAGCTAATAGTTTTTGGAAAAGATCGCAGTATCATTTACGAGGACTAAGGTTATGAAGACTAAGCTTGATTCTCTCTCTCTCTCTCTCTCTCTCTCTCTCTATGAGTGCATTTGCGCAGGAGAACAATTTAATCACTCACAATCCTTACTTGATTCAAATCCGATCACATTTTCCATTTATACAATCATGCATCACAGATATAACTATTGACATACACCTCAATCATAGGGACGAGGCCTGAATCATACTTTTCTGGTTGTTGCTTTGGATATACTACACAAGAACAGCTTGATCATTTGTCTGGTTGATTTTGTTACATTATAATGACAATATAAAGCAATCACTTATACAAAAGCAAGTGTGAGTAATCCTCGATCACTACACCGAATTATTATTGTCATCTATTCCGCATGTCCATGTGTTAAACTCGTCTACATATCTTTCCACACTTTGCTCAGCTGATTAATCAAACCAAATGTGGGTTATGAGTGGGAAGCACAACAAAGATATGAAAGTGAAATATGTTCATTTAGATTAGTCAAGTGTAATGAACCAAGTAACTAAACTAGTGCTAGGGGGGAAACCATTTTGTCATGTCAATATCTCAAATGACTTTAACAATTGAGAGGAAAGAGGGATCCACGCAATTATCAATATGACTTGCTTGGAAAAAATTGAAAGACTACAACTTTGCATTTCACTTTGCTTCTCCAAAATGGGATCGTTCATTAATTGCAATTATCACATCATAGTCATGGACTCATGGCTAATGAAATGAACGCAATATACATCCCGAAATTTTAAAAAAAAAAAAATTAAATTTTTAGTTTTACTATGTACGATATATTCTTATATCACGATCGAGCGACCTAACTCATATTCTTATTTCTTAAGTCGAAAATATCTCAATTCATGTTCCAAAATCTCATAATTATAAGTGTTTCATCATATATAAAAGAGTAAATGACACTTTAGTACTAATTTAAGCTTCTTTTTGTCCATTTAAATGTTTTTAAAAAAAATGTGCCCACTTCAATATAAGGTGTGTGAAATGTGCCTTATTGGACAAAACTTTTTTAATGGGCCCACTTTTAACAGTTTTTTCTGTCGAAAATACCCTCAATTTATTTATTTTTTCTGTTCTTCCCTCCCAAGTAATAAACTTTACTGGGGGTAGTAATGTGTCCAAGTCGTTAGATTTACTTGTTCTGCAGCCTAACACATACTTTACTAGGGGTAGTAAAGTTTCCAGAACCTTAGTTTTTGTTGTTCTGCACCCTAGAACATACTTTACTAGGGGTAGTAATGTTTCCAGAGCATAAAAAAACACAACTAAGAGGGTAGTAATGTTGTTCTGCACCCAGTAATAAACTTTACTGGGGGTAGTAATGTTTCCAAGTCATCAGATTTACTTGTTTTGCAGCCTAACACATACTTTACTAAGGGTAGTAATGTTTCCAGAGCATAAAAAAACACAACTAAAGGGGGTAGTAATGTTGTTCTGCACCCAGTAATAAACTTTACTGGGGGTAGTAATGTTTCCAAGTCGTTAGATGTACTTGTTCTGCAGCCTAACACATACTTTACTAGGGATAGTAAAGTTTCTAGAACCTCAGTTTTTGTTGTTTTGCACCGCCAAGGCCATCGAGGGCGCCTTCACCCCCGGCCAGGTCTGCCTCATCATCGAGGACCTCGTCACCATCGGCGCCTCCGTTCTTGAAACCGCCGCTCCGTGCAGCCGGGTTGAAGGTCTGCGACGCCGTCATCTCCGATCGGTTAGACCAGTCGCGCCGCCTCCTAGAGGATGCGATTGTCCTCAACCCGTCCGATCCGTCCATATCCAAGCTAGAGCTCGGCGTCTTGGACGACGCCGATCAGAGGACGATGGCGAAGACAATGACCATGGAGGACGATTGCAGGGATGGTGATGACGATGGCGAGCTTGGTGTCAAGGCGGAGGCGGTGGGTTAGGCGCGGCACGGTGGCAGACAGATTCGAGATCAATGGCGAAGAGAGAGAGAGAGAGAGAGAGAGAGAGAGAGAGAGAGAGAGAGAGAGAGAGAGAGAGAGAGAGAGAGAGAGAGAGAGAAGAGAGAGAGAGAGAGAGAGAGAGAGAGAGAGAGAGAGAGAGAGAGAGAGAGAGAGAGAGAGAGAGAGAGAGAGAGAGAGAGAGAGAGAGAGAGAGAGAAGAAGAAGAAGAAGAAGAAGAAGAAGAAGAAGAAGAAGAAGAAGAAGAAGAAGAAAACCAAATCGAGAAGAAATAGAGGTTAGATGACGGGAAAGAGAAAGAGAGGAGGATAGTTATAATATGAAGGGTAGTATTGTCTTTTTCATTAAAATTATTGGAATGAGATGTGCTAAACTATGCTAAACTTTTTTTCATTGGAATAAGATATTAAAGCTCTGATTTTGACTAAATGGGCATTTTCCCTGTATAAAAATAAAATCAATTACTAATTCATCATCTACCGTAAAAATTTTAACGCTCGCGCGTTGCAATTAAATAGTCTAAATTCTAAAACTAATCACTACTGACCTAATTGGCCTCGTGCGACCTAACTCACCTAATTACAATAGTGTCTCGATTCATTCCATAATTTCATACCGTTTTCGCCGTAAAAGAAGAATATAAATTTTCACCATACCCCTTATCATACGCATCACGGCATATAAATTCTTGATTGCTGGTCGTTTAAGGCAAGAAATCAATAAAAGAAGCACGAGCAAAACACCCCCAAAAATTTTGCAAGATTCGAATCTCTCTCTCTCGCTCGCTGCAATTACTCTGACCCAGAGACGACGTCGCATTCACGACGTCCCTTTGGGATCTGCACCACTCACACTAGCCCCATGTTACTCTCATTTCAAAGACCAACGGTCACATTTCGACCCTCTACGACGCCGTTCCGAACCGACACAGACCCCCCATTTAACTCCCTCCACCGCCACCACACACCCACCTCTCCCTCCAAAAAGAAAATTTCCCAAAAAAACCA
The window above is part of the Fragaria vesca subsp. vesca linkage group LG2, FraVesHawaii_1.0, whole genome shotgun sequence genome. Proteins encoded here:
- the LOC101291402 gene encoding heat shock cognate 70 kDa protein-like, yielding MAAKGEAPAIGIDLGTTYSCVGVWQHDRIEIIANDQGNRTTPSYVAFTDTGRLIGDAAKNQVTSNPINTVFDVKRLIGRKFSDACVKSDVKLWPFKVHGVGDKPTIVINYKNEEKQFAAEEISSMVLSKMREIAETYLGMTVNDVVITVPANFNNFQRQATKDASMIAGMNVMRILNEPTAAAIAYGLEKKTTTIGGNNVLIFDLGGGTFDVSVLKIEDEVFEVKATAGDTHLGGEDFDNRMVSHFLQEFQKKHKKDIRHDLKAMRKLRTTCERVKRILSSTVETTIEIDSLFEGIDFHSKITRAKFEELNIDLFEKCMKTVKDCVTDAKLDRNIIHDIVLVGGSSRIPKIQQLLQDIFDGKELCKSINPDEAVAYGAAIQAAILRGGIEKVQDLLLLDVIPRSLGLELESREFDVYIPKNSTIPTKRTKVATTRFTNQSFLILSVYEGEETVAQKNKLLGYFELHGIPRGPIGKPQIIICFEIDANGILIVSAEEKRLRIKNKIVISDYKEGLSKVQIEKMIKEAEKCKLMDEEYNKKVEAKPALEDCI